A stretch of Corallococcus macrosporus DNA encodes these proteins:
- a CDS encoding WD40/YVTN/BNR-like repeat-containing protein, with product MTMGAVWLATWLALGSADMKWEPQASGTTVRLRGVSAVDGRVAWASGDKGTVVRTTDGGRTWTRAPVPDSEGLDFRDVDAFSDRTAYVLSIGAGDKSRIYKTTDGGAHWTLQFTNARPGAFFNGMAFWDEQHGIAFSDPVDGHFVVITTEDGGATWKPVPEGALPAALAGEAGFAASGTSIAVYGKSDVWFGLGGSIARVLHSADRGKTWGIAPTPLATGEGAGVFSLYFWSPMAGIAVGGNYKQPEVKTGTAALTLDGAKRKWTVPQKGLGGYRSCVAPLTRERKLWLVAVGPTGSDVSKDAGRTWEPLDPAGFHAVSTPPRARDTAWAVGEEGRIAKLVFAP from the coding sequence ATGACGATGGGAGCGGTGTGGCTGGCGACGTGGCTGGCCCTGGGGAGCGCGGACATGAAGTGGGAGCCGCAGGCGAGCGGGACGACGGTGCGGCTGCGCGGGGTGAGCGCGGTGGACGGCCGCGTGGCGTGGGCCAGCGGGGACAAGGGCACCGTCGTTCGCACCACGGATGGCGGCAGGACGTGGACGCGCGCCCCCGTGCCGGACTCGGAGGGGTTGGACTTCCGAGACGTGGACGCCTTCAGCGACCGCACCGCGTACGTGCTGTCCATTGGCGCGGGTGACAAGTCGCGCATCTACAAGACGACGGACGGGGGCGCGCACTGGACGCTCCAGTTCACCAACGCCCGGCCCGGGGCCTTCTTCAACGGCATGGCCTTCTGGGACGAACAGCACGGCATCGCCTTCAGCGACCCGGTGGACGGGCACTTCGTGGTCATCACCACGGAGGACGGAGGCGCGACGTGGAAGCCCGTGCCGGAGGGCGCGCTGCCGGCGGCGCTCGCGGGCGAGGCGGGCTTCGCCGCCAGCGGCACGAGCATCGCGGTGTACGGCAAGTCAGACGTCTGGTTCGGGCTGGGAGGCTCCATCGCGCGAGTGCTCCACTCCGCGGACCGGGGCAAGACGTGGGGTATCGCGCCCACGCCGCTGGCCACGGGTGAGGGCGCGGGCGTGTTCTCGCTCTACTTCTGGAGCCCGATGGCGGGCATCGCGGTAGGTGGCAACTACAAGCAGCCCGAGGTGAAGACAGGCACCGCGGCGCTCACGCTGGACGGGGCCAAACGCAAGTGGACCGTGCCGCAGAAGGGCCTCGGTGGATACCGCTCCTGCGTGGCCCCGCTCACACGCGAGCGGAAGCTGTGGCTCGTCGCCGTGGGCCCCACCGGTTCGGACGTGTCGAAGGACGCGGGCAGGACGTGGGAGCCGCTGGACCCGGCGGGCTTCCACGCGGTGTCCACGCCGCCCAGGGCGCGCGACACCGCCTGGGCCGTGGGGGAGGAGGGGCGCATCGCGAAGCTGGTGTTCGCCCCGTAA
- a CDS encoding DUF547 domain-containing protein produces the protein MNAPIPSYRRARWLAVVALLAVLVALAVGAGLYVGGALPAPVPQAAGPFGYADYAQALSHVRPSGDLDFEGLLRDREALERFVASLAAVSPHRQPELFPSPEDGLAYWINAYNAVVLLQLVERYPDGVGASWFGGFYWSHARPVGGERLTLWAMEQRILFGEYADPRVHFALFRGTRGGPRLDGAPYQPEFLDAQLNDASRRYMGDARHVKLEDKTVHLARLFQDRKQDFLAALPEGRDGNVLQFVWAFLPDTCEERPGCDTRGDLDRACGPLLDKCRIDSLPEDASLPDAANTAARR, from the coding sequence GTGAACGCCCCCATCCCTTCCTACCGCCGCGCGCGCTGGCTCGCCGTGGTGGCCCTCCTGGCCGTGCTGGTGGCGCTCGCCGTGGGAGCAGGGCTGTACGTGGGGGGCGCGCTGCCGGCGCCGGTGCCCCAGGCCGCCGGGCCCTTCGGCTACGCGGACTACGCGCAGGCGCTGAGCCACGTGCGGCCCAGCGGGGACCTGGACTTCGAGGGGCTGCTGCGCGACCGCGAGGCGCTGGAGCGCTTCGTCGCTTCGCTCGCGGCGGTGTCGCCGCACCGTCAGCCGGAGCTGTTCCCATCCCCCGAGGACGGGCTGGCGTACTGGATCAACGCGTACAACGCGGTGGTGCTGCTGCAACTGGTGGAGCGCTACCCGGACGGCGTGGGGGCGTCCTGGTTCGGCGGCTTCTACTGGAGCCACGCGAGGCCGGTGGGCGGTGAGCGGCTGACGCTGTGGGCCATGGAGCAGCGCATCCTCTTCGGTGAGTACGCCGACCCCCGCGTGCACTTCGCCCTCTTCCGGGGGACGCGGGGCGGGCCCCGGCTGGACGGCGCGCCCTACCAGCCGGAGTTCCTGGACGCCCAGCTCAACGACGCGAGCCGCCGGTACATGGGGGATGCGCGGCACGTGAAGCTGGAGGACAAGACGGTGCACCTGGCGCGGCTGTTCCAGGACCGGAAGCAGGACTTCCTCGCCGCGCTGCCGGAGGGCCGGGACGGCAACGTGCTCCAGTTCGTCTGGGCCTTCCTGCCGGACACCTGCGAGGAGCGCCCGGGCTGCGACACGCGCGGCGACCTGGACCGCGCCTGCGGGCCCCTGCTGGACAAGTGCCGCATCGACTCCCTGCCCGAGGACGCGTCGCTCCCCGACGCCGCGAACACCGCCGCGCGGCGCTGA
- a CDS encoding Rieske 2Fe-2S domain-containing protein codes for MEPTPDVVRHFHPVLPSRQLRRQPVRVELAGHAYALFRDATGQPAALSDACPHRFAPLSKGTVTKEGQLQCPYHGWRFDARGQGFNPSQPELRHCEAKSFQVVERHGYLWLAHASTPVSAMPELSGGDYVFGGTFSTLFQAPLHVALDNFSEDEHTPFVHTRLGWSGAQAGAVEYEAHNHEDHTEVHYRAPQRPAPIMRLLMVGKGDVFHNDWVTRFDPVRSVYTVSWRKPDGTPRPFTTQAHIFFVPETARTTRLHVFSFLRTTVPALRSFLPVAAKAALGLTWWEVRDDARFIPTVADTPYSHKGMRLDKYDKPLVHQRKLMERIYYAQDAHEPGPAPLRVRDATGT; via the coding sequence ATGGAGCCTACCCCCGACGTCGTCAGGCACTTCCATCCGGTGCTCCCCTCCCGTCAGCTGCGCCGCCAGCCCGTCCGGGTGGAGCTGGCGGGCCATGCGTACGCGCTCTTCCGGGACGCCACCGGTCAGCCCGCGGCGCTGTCGGACGCGTGTCCCCACCGCTTCGCGCCGCTGTCGAAGGGCACCGTGACGAAGGAGGGGCAGCTCCAGTGCCCGTACCACGGCTGGCGCTTCGACGCGCGAGGGCAGGGCTTCAACCCCAGCCAGCCGGAGCTGCGCCACTGCGAGGCGAAGAGCTTCCAGGTGGTGGAGCGCCACGGCTACCTCTGGCTCGCGCACGCGAGCACGCCCGTGTCCGCGATGCCGGAGCTGTCCGGCGGGGACTACGTCTTCGGCGGGACGTTCTCCACGCTGTTCCAGGCGCCGCTGCACGTGGCGCTCGACAACTTCAGCGAGGACGAACACACGCCCTTCGTCCACACGCGGCTGGGCTGGAGCGGCGCGCAGGCGGGCGCGGTGGAGTACGAGGCGCACAACCACGAGGACCACACGGAGGTGCACTACCGCGCCCCGCAGCGGCCCGCGCCCATCATGCGGCTGCTCATGGTGGGCAAGGGGGACGTCTTCCACAACGACTGGGTGACGCGCTTCGACCCGGTGCGCAGCGTCTACACCGTGAGCTGGAGGAAGCCGGACGGGACGCCGCGCCCCTTCACCACGCAGGCGCACATCTTCTTCGTGCCGGAGACGGCGCGCACCACGCGCCTGCACGTCTTCTCCTTCCTGCGCACGACGGTGCCCGCGCTCCGGTCCTTCCTGCCGGTGGCGGCGAAGGCCGCGCTGGGCCTCACCTGGTGGGAGGTGCGCGACGACGCGCGCTTCATCCCCACCGTGGCGGACACGCCCTACAGCCACAAGGGCATGCGGCTGGACAAGTACGACAAGCCGCTCGTGCACCAGCGCAAGCTCATGGAGCGCATCTACTACGCGCAGGACGCGCACGAGCCGGGGCCGGCGCCGCTCCGGGTCCGCGACGCCACGGGCACCTGA